In Candidatus Eisenbacteria bacterium, one DNA window encodes the following:
- a CDS encoding 4Fe-4S binding protein, with product MAGLGFFFAGVLAVAYRFLNVPEDPRLESVEAMLPGTNCGACGEPGCHAFAEALLEGRRLPGGCTVSSPDAVEAIAEFLGVDPGTQEKRVARLHCAGGRSQALQIAAYEGYGTCRAAAIVSGGGKGCAWGCLGLGDCDTACTFDAIHMNADGLPIVDIEKCTACGDCVEVCPRNLFEILPLDKPLLVQCSVPLAGEEALALCRVACDACGRCVQDAPAGLIATVNNLPVVSYNSSIRMKPEATFRCPTGAIQWVTGRQFITEDPLSGIGRRYAKSH from the coding sequence ATGGCCGGTCTTGGCTTCTTCTTTGCCGGAGTCCTGGCTGTCGCATACCGTTTTTTGAATGTCCCGGAGGATCCCCGTTTGGAGAGTGTCGAAGCGATGCTCCCCGGCACCAATTGCGGCGCCTGCGGGGAACCCGGCTGCCATGCCTTCGCCGAGGCCCTTCTCGAGGGACGCCGGCTTCCCGGAGGATGCACCGTTTCGAGCCCTGACGCCGTCGAGGCGATCGCTGAGTTCCTCGGCGTCGATCCCGGCACTCAGGAGAAGCGCGTCGCCCGCCTGCATTGCGCGGGCGGACGTTCCCAGGCCCTTCAAATCGCCGCCTATGAGGGATACGGCACCTGCCGCGCGGCGGCGATCGTTTCAGGCGGCGGCAAAGGGTGCGCCTGGGGATGCCTGGGCTTGGGCGATTGCGACACGGCTTGTACTTTCGACGCCATTCATATGAATGCCGACGGACTTCCGATAGTAGACATTGAAAAATGCACCGCCTGCGGCGATTGCGTTGAGGTTTGCCCCAGGAATCTTTTCGAGATCCTGCCCTTGGATAAACCTCTCCTGGTGCAGTGCAGCGTGCCCCTGGCCGGAGAAGAGGCCTTGGCGCTATGCCGTGTCGCCTGCGACGCCTGCGGCCGGTGCGTTCAGGACGCGCCCGCCGGTCTCATAGCGACGGTGAATAACCTGCCGGTGGTCAGCTACAATAGTTCGATCCGGATGAAACCTGAAGCCACATTCCGCTGCCCCACGGGTGCGATCCAGTGGGTCACCGGACGACAATTTATAACCGAAGATCCTCTGTCCGGGATCGGGAGACGTTATGCCAAGTCTCACTGA
- a CDS encoding FMN-binding protein: MSQAGQTDATPAASQVSSLRMIMTLGLAGLFSGLMIVGMYEWTLPRITENQARALRAAVFQVVPGSSTMQKLIVQDGRLIVVGEEEAKGAAAIYAAYNADAQFLGYAIPHEGSGFQDVIKLIYGYNPAEKTVVGLQILESRETPGLGDKIIKDADFKQNFQRLSVEPEIRAVKKGAKSAANEIDAITGATISSKAVVKILNAGNATWVPLLPEPGSEPPAARGEAPAEGQAPSMNDDHPPANEGGQ, encoded by the coding sequence ATGAGCCAGGCAGGCCAAACCGACGCCACCCCCGCCGCGTCCCAGGTGAGTTCGCTGCGGATGATCATGACGCTGGGGCTGGCCGGTCTCTTTTCCGGCCTGATGATTGTCGGGATGTATGAATGGACCTTGCCGAGAATCACGGAAAATCAGGCGCGGGCTCTGCGGGCGGCTGTTTTTCAGGTCGTTCCAGGGTCCAGCACGATGCAGAAACTTATTGTACAAGATGGACGCCTCATCGTTGTCGGCGAGGAGGAGGCGAAAGGCGCGGCGGCGATCTATGCCGCTTATAATGCCGACGCGCAATTCCTCGGCTACGCCATCCCGCATGAAGGCTCGGGGTTCCAGGATGTGATCAAATTGATCTATGGCTACAATCCGGCGGAAAAAACAGTCGTCGGACTTCAGATCCTCGAAAGCCGCGAGACACCCGGGCTGGGCGACAAGATTATCAAGGACGCCGATTTTAAACAGAACTTCCAGCGGCTCAGCGTTGAGCCGGAGATCCGCGCCGTCAAGAAGGGCGCAAAATCGGCCGCGAATGAGATTGATGCGATTACCGGCGCCACGATCTCATCCAAAGCGGTCGTCAAAATCCTCAACGCGGGGAATGCCACATGGGTCCCGCTGCTGCCGGAACCGGGAAGCGAACCGCCGGCGGCCCGTGGCGAGGCTCCGGCCGAGGGCCAAGCGCCTTCGATGAACGACGACCATCCTCCAGCCAACGAGGGGGGGCAATAA
- a CDS encoding RnfABCDGE type electron transport complex subunit D: MAPSLDHRLLIQTSPFLKREISTPRLMLEVILSVLPVLIAAIYFFGLSALLVVFAAILGAIATEWGLGSQRPRWVTLRDGSAILTGLLLGLTLPPGIPLWMAFIGGVVGIGLGKLIWGGLGQNLFNPALVGRAFLQASFPTTLTSWSVHGGFNEFLSIRGQNLALPFLHGAADAVTTATPLALMKFQHQSTDWQALLIGQTGGSLGETSALIIILCGAVMLARRIFDWRIPVSILLSVAVFSTLLFLIAPQQYPAPWFMLLSGGLLFGTIYMATDPVTSPLSPKATWIFGAGIGVLVVLIRLFGGLPEGVMYAILLMNAAAPLIERSIQPRAFGRGRSS; this comes from the coding sequence ATGGCCCCTTCTCTTGATCATAGGCTTCTTATACAAACATCCCCCTTCCTCAAACGGGAAATATCGACGCCCCGATTGATGCTCGAGGTGATCCTTTCCGTACTGCCGGTCCTCATCGCCGCCATCTATTTCTTCGGCCTCAGCGCGCTCCTGGTCGTTTTCGCCGCGATCCTCGGCGCGATCGCCACCGAATGGGGATTGGGATCGCAGCGGCCGCGCTGGGTCACCCTGCGTGATGGAAGCGCGATCCTCACCGGCCTTCTCCTCGGGCTCACATTGCCGCCCGGCATCCCGCTCTGGATGGCCTTTATCGGGGGCGTTGTCGGCATCGGTCTCGGCAAACTCATTTGGGGCGGACTGGGGCAAAACCTTTTCAATCCGGCCCTTGTCGGAAGAGCCTTTCTTCAGGCTTCCTTTCCCACAACCCTGACCTCCTGGTCGGTTCACGGCGGCTTTAACGAATTCCTCTCGATCCGCGGGCAGAATCTGGCCCTCCCCTTTCTTCACGGCGCCGCCGACGCCGTCACGACCGCCACGCCCCTCGCCCTCATGAAATTTCAGCATCAGTCGACCGATTGGCAGGCTCTGCTGATCGGCCAGACCGGCGGTTCGCTCGGTGAAACAAGCGCCCTCATCATTATCCTTTGCGGCGCTGTTATGCTGGCCCGGCGGATTTTTGACTGGCGCATCCCTGTCTCGATTCTGCTGTCGGTGGCGGTCTTCTCGACGCTCCTTTTTCTCATTGCGCCGCAGCAGTATCCGGCCCCGTGGTTCATGCTTCTCTCCGGTGGTTTGCTCTTCGGCACTATTTATATGGCGACCGATCCGGTCACCTCGCCCCTGTCGCCGAAAGCGACTTGGATTTTCGGCGCGGGGATCGGTGTGCTCGTTGTCCTGATCCGCCTCTTCGGCGGTCTTCCCGAGGGTGTGATGTACGCGATCCTTCTTATGAATGCGGCCGCGCCGCTGATTGAACGATCCATTCAACCGCGGGCCTTTGGACGGGGGAGATCTTCATGA
- a CDS encoding 4Fe-4S binding protein: MPSLTEFLRRFRGDGPKRDLAENPKEGIEALLDGATAVAMTEACLAGALPNAASFPAARAVRAWNNERNREEVNLFGRSLITMASGRSRGSLSTGMGLSLAGVRPAIFMAGSDVASALDLMTLAAGRHLPLVINMSCRVLSANGASAGSGHDAYHLAADTGFFLLFARNVQEAVDLNLIARRVAERALIPGLVAMDGHLTALAPQNVQLLGPATIRKFTGNPQDEIPAPTPSQEMLFGPMRRRVPRRFNLDRPALQGAYKKADMWGLGMAARRPFFYNHLSSCLDEAMASFAKKTGRLLDPISVFREGDAEILLVGQGAAVETLERVASRLRDREKMKIGVLGIRTLRPFPARELTAILRGKKRVIVLERVDTPLSTDPPLTRELRALIDEAIENGSAAPSREGAPSWSGPPPHLHSAIYGIGGFPLREADLEKWIHEVAKGGRSRVYLGIDFLPAHSSYPKREILLERVRRDYPDVAELGVHSTSVLSADKAAGCGAKLSVAFIRNEGEETGAIAAEAAALLYKSFGGGARCRPELIWDRRDRVCIDRIVLGEDSILEPGDDHPIDVAVVTDSDLNVTLPRMAVGGALLVVTRGGEEEPLRLAPALHQKREEWQLDLYAVPANEPASGDSLSADPASGDFPSRISERILGALTGLLAKRDSDLKPRKILSSYEEFLHEQDDAEGASRLDSFRSGMENVQLIQDPGIAERAAAVEADPEIPMSVRRLGRIDADDDNLSRFWDQVGVLYQKDEEEQITPDPYLALGTVPPLSSTFRDLSKNRKIMPHFNPAPCTGCGNCWSVCPEGAIGPIALSAVELLEAGIRMAKARGDQADALRPVVAKLAARTHSLLLKGKAEAPSDETLGGPLTTAFNWLMEKMAPSAERRKELESAFKPVAAAVGKLPVACTIPFLEEPEKKAPGSGSLLSVVINPETCKGCSACITSCEPGAMTAGPQTPDRQAAAQALRKVWEELPDTSGENISRLSHHPDVGQPAAMLLSRHCSLSPAGGDGAEAGSGEKTALRWVLAAAEYHLQPLLQDHLKKIASLQDRLAAKIRETLADALPTEDLQLLSSGLDSLGRQDLDLAAFAEKINEACKTKQVDGERLGRLVDSAQRLVDHRWRLEKGPAGMGRARAAMAVAEGSTTSWAGSFPYNPYALPIVLDDSGETVELAKGLAEGLLDEVLEDFRDIRRALLELDKPLEAIRSVRGLEKLTWRDLTPEERSLCPSLILVGDGRVLGGESAAQLASLLGSDLPVKVVLLSDLAENLDPGMDALNPGLSTGGAGGDPGILGLMQRNAYIVQSSIAHGAHLTEGVLKALRHPGPALIHIHAPKPDRHGFAEDIAVEHAGLAVRSRAFPLYTYDPAAEGVFGARLDLSGNQNMKADWTQAEGVQGDGIQSKEGSFTTVFDWMVTERRFVHHFSDLQASDPSPTPIIDYLRLPALQRFGKTPLVVVKTAGKNRDATRESAERRLKCSPAAVAFAQWRLDIWRMLQEWAGLVTPFTQRVKEEAAAEVQAHHEAQLAALRNDYEGRINDIGDEIRAEMAQRLQQRMMALAGHRRSPGNGQDEDAAS, from the coding sequence ATGCCAAGTCTCACTGAGTTCCTGCGCCGATTTCGTGGAGACGGCCCAAAGAGAGACCTCGCAGAGAACCCCAAGGAAGGAATTGAGGCCCTGCTTGACGGCGCCACCGCCGTCGCCATGACCGAGGCCTGCCTGGCCGGCGCCCTTCCCAATGCCGCCTCCTTCCCCGCCGCGCGGGCTGTTCGCGCGTGGAACAACGAAAGAAACCGGGAAGAGGTGAACCTCTTCGGCCGATCGCTGATAACCATGGCGTCCGGCCGTTCCCGCGGATCCCTATCAACCGGCATGGGTCTCTCTCTCGCCGGTGTCCGCCCGGCGATCTTTATGGCCGGATCCGATGTCGCCTCCGCCCTCGACCTGATGACCCTCGCCGCGGGCCGGCACCTTCCCCTCGTCATTAATATGTCCTGCCGGGTCCTCTCCGCCAACGGAGCGTCCGCCGGATCAGGACATGACGCTTATCACCTCGCGGCCGACACCGGTTTCTTTTTGCTCTTTGCCCGCAATGTACAAGAAGCCGTCGATCTCAATCTTATCGCCCGGCGCGTCGCCGAGCGGGCTCTCATTCCAGGACTCGTGGCCATGGACGGACATCTCACGGCCCTGGCGCCTCAAAATGTACAACTTCTGGGTCCCGCAACGATCCGCAAATTCACCGGCAATCCGCAGGATGAAATCCCGGCGCCGACGCCGTCACAGGAAATGCTCTTCGGCCCCATGCGCCGGCGCGTCCCCCGCCGTTTTAATCTCGACCGCCCGGCCCTGCAAGGCGCTTATAAAAAAGCCGATATGTGGGGACTCGGCATGGCGGCCCGGCGGCCCTTCTTTTACAATCATCTCTCAAGCTGCCTGGACGAAGCGATGGCGTCCTTTGCGAAAAAGACCGGGCGCCTTTTGGATCCCATATCGGTTTTTAGAGAGGGCGATGCGGAAATTCTTCTCGTCGGCCAGGGTGCGGCGGTCGAAACGTTGGAGCGCGTCGCGTCAAGACTCCGGGACCGGGAAAAGATGAAGATCGGCGTGCTGGGCATCCGAACCCTTCGCCCTTTCCCCGCCAGGGAACTGACCGCGATCCTACGCGGCAAGAAGAGGGTGATTGTTCTGGAACGCGTCGATACCCCACTCTCCACCGATCCCCCGCTCACGCGGGAACTCCGAGCCCTCATCGATGAAGCAATCGAGAATGGATCCGCGGCGCCGTCCCGTGAGGGCGCCCCATCATGGAGCGGCCCCCCTCCGCATCTCCATTCCGCAATCTATGGGATCGGCGGTTTCCCGCTCCGGGAAGCCGACCTTGAGAAATGGATCCATGAAGTAGCCAAGGGGGGGCGGAGCCGCGTTTATTTGGGGATCGATTTTCTTCCCGCCCATTCCTCCTATCCGAAACGAGAGATCCTCCTCGAAAGAGTCCGGCGGGATTACCCGGATGTGGCTGAACTCGGCGTGCATTCCACATCAGTGCTCTCCGCGGATAAGGCCGCCGGTTGCGGTGCGAAGCTTTCGGTGGCCTTTATACGAAATGAAGGAGAAGAGACCGGCGCCATCGCGGCAGAGGCGGCCGCCCTGCTTTACAAATCCTTTGGCGGCGGGGCCCGGTGTCGGCCCGAATTGATCTGGGACCGGCGGGACCGTGTCTGCATAGACCGCATCGTTTTGGGGGAGGATTCGATCCTCGAGCCGGGTGATGATCACCCGATCGATGTTGCGGTCGTGACGGATTCTGATCTCAACGTCACGCTTCCAAGAATGGCTGTCGGCGGCGCGTTGCTTGTCGTCACCCGCGGAGGGGAAGAAGAGCCTCTCCGTTTGGCCCCCGCTCTCCACCAAAAGAGAGAAGAGTGGCAACTCGATCTTTATGCCGTGCCGGCTAATGAACCCGCATCGGGCGATTCCTTATCCGCTGATCCCGCATCCGGCGATTTCCCTTCAAGGATTTCAGAACGGATTTTGGGAGCCTTGACGGGATTGTTGGCGAAACGGGACAGCGATTTAAAACCGCGAAAAATTCTTTCGTCCTATGAAGAATTTCTGCATGAGCAGGATGACGCGGAAGGGGCCAGTCGCCTCGACAGCTTCCGGAGCGGCATGGAGAATGTACAACTGATTCAAGACCCGGGCATCGCGGAGAGGGCCGCCGCGGTCGAGGCGGATCCCGAAATCCCGATGTCGGTGCGCCGTCTCGGCCGGATCGACGCCGATGATGACAACCTTTCCCGGTTTTGGGATCAGGTGGGGGTTCTCTATCAAAAGGACGAAGAAGAGCAGATCACACCCGACCCCTACCTCGCTCTGGGAACCGTTCCGCCCCTCTCTTCAACATTCCGGGATCTCTCTAAAAACCGCAAGATTATGCCCCACTTCAATCCGGCGCCCTGCACCGGTTGCGGGAACTGCTGGTCCGTGTGCCCCGAAGGGGCTATCGGGCCGATCGCCCTGAGCGCCGTCGAACTGCTGGAGGCCGGTATCAGAATGGCCAAGGCTCGGGGAGATCAGGCCGATGCCCTCCGGCCGGTTGTTGCAAAGCTGGCCGCGCGAACCCACTCCCTGCTACTTAAGGGGAAGGCCGAGGCGCCTTCGGATGAAACACTGGGCGGACCCCTCACGACGGCCTTCAACTGGCTGATGGAAAAGATGGCCCCCTCCGCGGAGCGACGGAAAGAGCTGGAGAGCGCCTTCAAACCGGTGGCCGCGGCTGTCGGAAAACTTCCCGTGGCTTGTACAATTCCCTTCCTTGAGGAACCTGAAAAGAAAGCGCCGGGAAGCGGGAGTCTGCTTTCCGTCGTCATCAATCCGGAAACGTGCAAGGGTTGCTCCGCCTGCATCACATCCTGCGAGCCGGGCGCCATGACCGCCGGACCGCAAACGCCGGATCGGCAGGCCGCGGCGCAGGCCCTCCGCAAAGTGTGGGAAGAGCTTCCCGATACGAGCGGTGAAAATATCTCCCGGCTGTCGCATCATCCCGATGTCGGGCAGCCCGCAGCGATGTTGTTATCACGCCATTGCAGCCTCTCTCCCGCCGGCGGCGACGGCGCCGAAGCCGGATCCGGCGAAAAGACCGCCCTGCGATGGGTGCTGGCGGCGGCGGAGTACCATCTTCAGCCCCTCCTTCAAGATCATCTTAAGAAGATCGCATCCTTGCAGGATCGTCTCGCCGCGAAGATCCGGGAAACACTGGCCGACGCCCTTCCCACCGAAGATCTCCAGCTGCTCTCATCGGGATTGGATTCCCTGGGCCGGCAGGATCTCGATCTGGCCGCCTTTGCTGAAAAGATCAACGAAGCCTGCAAAACAAAGCAGGTCGACGGCGAAAGGCTGGGCCGGCTTGTCGATTCAGCACAGCGGCTGGTTGATCATCGATGGCGTTTGGAAAAGGGACCGGCGGGGATGGGCCGCGCCCGCGCGGCGATGGCCGTGGCGGAGGGCTCCACAACCTCATGGGCCGGATCGTTCCCCTATAATCCCTACGCCCTTCCGATCGTCCTCGATGACAGCGGCGAAACAGTGGAATTGGCCAAGGGGCTGGCCGAGGGGCTCCTCGATGAGGTGCTCGAGGATTTCCGGGACATTCGGCGGGCTCTCTTGGAGCTGGACAAGCCGCTCGAGGCGATTCGCTCTGTGCGGGGGTTGGAAAAGTTAACCTGGCGCGATCTGACACCTGAAGAAAGGTCGTTATGCCCGTCCTTGATCCTTGTCGGCGACGGACGGGTTCTGGGCGGTGAAAGCGCGGCGCAACTGGCTTCTCTGCTCGGTTCGGATCTCCCGGTCAAGGTCGTTCTATTGTCCGATCTTGCTGAGAATCTGGATCCCGGCATGGATGCCCTCAACCCGGGCCTCTCTACTGGAGGCGCCGGCGGCGACCCGGGGATCCTGGGACTGATGCAGCGCAACGCCTATATTGTACAATCATCGATCGCGCACGGCGCCCATCTCACCGAGGGGGTCCTGAAGGCTCTCCGCCATCCCGGCCCGGCCTTGATTCACATTCATGCGCCGAAACCGGATCGGCACGGCTTCGCGGAAGATATCGCGGTGGAACACGCCGGCCTGGCGGTACGCTCGCGGGCCTTCCCGCTTTATACCTATGATCCCGCCGCCGAAGGCGTCTTCGGCGCCCGGCTTGATCTTTCCGGCAATCAGAATATGAAAGCCGACTGGACCCAGGCCGAGGGGGTCCAGGGTGATGGGATCCAGAGCAAAGAGGGATCCTTCACCACCGTTTTCGATTGGATGGTGACGGAGCGCCGTTTCGTCCACCATTTCAGCGATCTCCAAGCGAGCGATCCATCTCCGACTCCCATCATCGATTACCTCAGATTGCCGGCGCTTCAGCGTTTCGGGAAAACACCCCTCGTTGTGGTGAAGACGGCGGGGAAAAACAGAGATGCCACCCGTGAGAGCGCGGAAAGACGTTTAAAATGTTCACCCGCAGCGGTGGCCTTTGCCCAATGGCGCCTCGATATCTGGCGGATGCTTCAGGAGTGGGCGGGTCTTGTCACGCCCTTCACGCAGAGGGTCAAGGAAGAGGCCGCAGCGGAAGTTCAGGCTCATCATGAAGCGCAGCTGGCCGCTCTCCGCAATGACTATGAAGGGCGGATCAACGACATCGGCGATGAAATCCGCGCCGAGATGGCCCAGCGCCTCCAGCAGCGGATGATGGCATTGGCCGGACATCGGCGATCACCCGGCAACGGACAGGATGAGGATGCGGCATCGTGA
- the rsxC gene encoding electron transport complex subunit RsxC, giving the protein MVSLSLTLPTFRHGIHPEEYKKATECMPVERMPFTKRYILPLSQHTGAPVKPIVRPGETVRRGQLIAEPGAFVSMALHSPVSGTVTSIAVHRHPNGQLQPAIEIEADPFATQKLAAKPPLDWRSMSSKEFVDHVQKAGLVGLGGAAFPTHVKYAVPEGKQIERLVINGCECEPFLTCDHRIMVERADAILRGIEIVAEKLGVKSTTIGIEQNKPDAVEALRRPATGGRPVHVVPLKVKYPQGAEKMLIKALFGVEVPAGKLPLDVNIVVNNVGTMAALADYFDRGIPMIERMVTVSGPGIKRPANLMIPIGTLVRDVLDHCGGLLPETKLVVMGGPMMGMPLASLDVPVLKGTSGLLAFTEVETHFPTEYACVRCGRCLDACPNFLNASLLGRLAKAGRYEEMEKMHIMDCMECGSCSFSCPSHIPIIQLIRVAKGALRERKAK; this is encoded by the coding sequence ATCGTGAGTTTATCTTTAACATTACCGACTTTCCGGCACGGCATCCATCCCGAGGAATACAAAAAGGCCACCGAATGCATGCCGGTCGAGCGGATGCCGTTCACAAAACGGTATATCCTGCCGCTGAGCCAGCACACCGGCGCACCGGTCAAGCCGATTGTCCGTCCGGGTGAAACGGTCAGGCGGGGGCAGCTGATCGCCGAGCCGGGCGCTTTTGTCTCGATGGCCCTGCACAGCCCCGTGTCCGGAACCGTCACGTCGATCGCGGTGCATCGCCATCCCAACGGACAACTTCAGCCGGCGATCGAAATCGAAGCCGATCCCTTCGCAACACAGAAACTCGCGGCAAAGCCTCCCTTGGATTGGCGTTCGATGAGCTCAAAAGAATTTGTCGATCATGTGCAAAAGGCAGGCTTGGTCGGGCTGGGAGGCGCGGCCTTTCCGACGCATGTCAAATATGCCGTGCCGGAGGGAAAGCAGATCGAGCGGCTCGTCATCAACGGATGCGAATGCGAGCCCTTCCTCACGTGCGACCACCGGATCATGGTGGAGCGGGCCGATGCGATCCTCCGCGGGATCGAGATCGTCGCGGAAAAACTCGGGGTTAAATCGACAACGATCGGCATTGAACAAAACAAGCCCGATGCGGTTGAGGCGCTGCGCCGCCCCGCCACCGGCGGCCGGCCGGTCCATGTCGTGCCCCTCAAAGTTAAATATCCGCAAGGCGCGGAGAAGATGCTCATCAAGGCCCTTTTCGGTGTCGAGGTGCCGGCGGGCAAGCTTCCGCTCGATGTCAATATCGTCGTCAACAATGTGGGCACGATGGCGGCGCTGGCTGATTATTTCGATCGCGGCATCCCCATGATCGAACGGATGGTGACCGTCTCCGGACCGGGTATCAAACGGCCGGCGAATCTCATGATTCCGATCGGCACGCTGGTGCGGGACGTTCTCGATCATTGCGGCGGCCTCCTCCCCGAGACAAAATTGGTTGTGATGGGCGGGCCGATGATGGGGATGCCCCTCGCGAGCCTCGATGTTCCGGTTTTAAAAGGAACATCCGGCCTGCTCGCCTTCACAGAGGTGGAAACTCATTTCCCGACCGAATATGCTTGCGTTCGCTGCGGGCGATGCCTGGACGCCTGTCCAAACTTTCTAAACGCGTCACTGCTGGGACGTCTTGCCAAAGCAGGCCGGTACGAAGAGATGGAGAAGATGCACATTATGGACTGCATGGAGTGCGGATCCTGCTCGTTTTCATGTCCCTCGCATATTCCGATTATTCAACTCATCCGAGTGGCCAAGGGGGCCCTCCGTGAGCGGAAGGCAAAGTGA